Proteins encoded together in one Juglans regia cultivar Chandler chromosome 9, Walnut 2.0, whole genome shotgun sequence window:
- the LOC109004098 gene encoding LOW QUALITY PROTEIN: 50S ribosomal protein L23, chloroplastic-like (The sequence of the model RefSeq protein was modified relative to this genomic sequence to represent the inferred CDS: inserted 3 bases in 2 codons; deleted 1 base in 1 codon), giving the protein MSTNNKRKWIYKQAHLKKDLNLLWKWNAAQKKGGFFVNLDGELESVEFPFGSLQVYNLTLYLFIGVPDFAFSLSSSSIFSTSSSSISSFKVFFSPCRKSHVDSSLRVHGRCSYPCLSQCSDVAKKADPKAQAFKAAKAVKSGPVSKKKAKKIRTTVIIHRPKTLKKERNPKYPXISAPLRNKLDHYQILKYPLTTKSAMKKIEDNNTLVFIVDIRANKKKIKNAVKKMYDIKAKKVNTLIRPDGTKKAYVXVDPDYNALDLDSISVCYLNLYLDQCFLYMQLVFGCPKKKKNGIFFF; this is encoded by the exons ATGAGTACTAATAACAAAAGGAAATGGATATACAAGCAAGCTCACCTGAAAAAGGATCTAAATCTCCTCTGGAAGTG GAATGCAGCACAAAAGAAGGGTGGTTTTTTTGTGAACTTAGATGGTGAACTGGAATCTGTTGAATTTCCTTTTGGCTCTTTGCAAGTATACAACCT GACTCTTTATCTCTTTATCGGGGTACCAGATTTTGCATTCTCACTATCTTCCTCTTCTATCTTCTCAACTTCTTCATCAtcaatttcatcttttaaaG TGTTTTTTAGCCCGTGTCGTAAATCTCATGTCGATTCTTCTCTACGAGTCCATGGCCGCTGCAGCTATCCTTGTCTCTCCCAGTGTTCTGATGTTGCAAAAAAGGCTGATCCAAAGGCTCAAGCCTTTAAGGCTGCCAAGGCTGTGAAATCAGGCCCTGTTTCTAAGAAGAAAGCTAAGAAGATCAGGACAACTGTCATAATTCATCGACCAAAGACATTGAAGAAGGAGAGGAACCCCAAATATC GCATTAGTGCTCCACTGAGAAATAAGTTGGACCATTATCAGATTCTCAAGTATCCATTGACTACAAAGTCTGCAATGAAGAAGATTGAGGACAATAATACCCTGGTTTTCATTGTTGACATTCGTGCcaacaagaagaagataaaaaatgcCGTGAAGAAGATGTATGACATTAAGGCCAAGAAAGTT AACACTTTGATCAGGCCCGATGGAACCAAGAAGGCTTATGT AGTTGACCCAGACTATAATGCCTTGGATCTGGACTCAATATCAGtttgttatttaaatttgtATCTGGACCAATGTTTTCTATACATGCAGCTTGTGTTTGgatgcccaaaaaaaaaaaaaaatggcatattttttttttaa
- the LOC109004096 gene encoding CASP-like protein 4A3, with translation MVPTAEHKSLLHLPFPSHQTQLFFCVVENPGKRKKIKMEAHTQSPQQQYKATMKKSSSRNSDSSSRNMESPHSPLRFHSPQLSELGDLPETPPYVSPENFPDKPTEKSKAMVSFDRFTQYSPLPSPLGGQKQQQPENEGKNRSVQAADSPSPVMVFNRAMREEPPPSVSRLGPGSGGHGRRSGTVASIPQTSKREEIQERAALVFRVSEIVLCLISFSVMAADKTQGWSGDSFDRYKEYRYCLSVNVIACVYSGFQASDLTYHMFTGKHAIRHHLRRHFDFFMDQILAYLLISSSSSAATRVDDWQSNWGKDEFTEMASASVGMAFLAFAAFAFSSLISGYSLCTRQFT, from the exons ATGGTCCCTACGGCGGAGCATAAAAGTTTGTTACATCTTCCTTTTCCGAGTCACCAAACACAGCTCTTTTTCTGTGTCGTTGAAAACCCGGGAAAgcgaaagaaaataaaaatggaagctCATACCCAGAGCCCGCAGCAGCAATACAAAGCAACCATGAAGAAGTCGTCTTCTAGGAACTCCGATTCGTCTTCGAGGAACATGGAGTCGCCCCACTCGCCACTCCGCTTCCACTCACCGCAACTATCCGAGCTCGGTGACCTGCCGGAGACCCCGCCTTACGTGTCACCGGAGAACTTCCCGGATAAACCGACGGAAAAGTCCAAGGCGATGGTTTCCTTTGACAGGTTCACGCAGTACTCGCCGCTACCGTCACCCTTGGGCGGCCAGAAACAGCAACAGCCGGAGAACGAGGGAAAGAACAGAAGTGTGCAGGCGGCGGATTCTCCGTCTCCAGTGATGGTGTTCAACCGAGCGATGAGGGAGGAGCCACCGCCGTCGGTTTCGAGGTTGGGACCGGGCAGTGGGGGGCATGGTAGGAGATCGGGGACGGTAGCGTCGATACCGCAGACGTCGAAGAGGGAGGAGATACAGGAGAGGGCTGCGCTAGTATTTCGGGTGAGCGAGATTGTGCTCTGCTTGATTTCCTTTTCGGTTATGGCGGCCGATAAAACCCAGGGTTGGAGCGGGGACTCCTTTGACCGCTACAAGGAATACAG GTATTGTTTATCTGTGAATGTCATTGCATGTGTATATTCCGGGTTTCAAGCATCTGATTTAACCTACCATATGTTCACTGGGAAACATGCGATCCGCCACCACTTACGCCGCCACTTTGATTTCTTCATGGATCAG ATACTGGCATATCTTCTCATATCATCATCCTCGTCGGCAGCCACCCGGGTTGATGATTGGCAATCAAACTGGGGTAAAGATGAATTCACAGAGATGGCTAGCGCGTCTGTCGGGATGGCCTTCCTGGCTTTTGCTGCCTTTGCCTTTAGTTCCCTCATATCTGGTTACAGCCTTTGCACCCGTCAATTTACATGA